The Gemmata palustris genome includes a region encoding these proteins:
- a CDS encoding 4Fe-4S single cluster domain-containing protein yields MPQPFWSDQHAMTGTAEDLTMQIAQVVPCTEAEGPGKRFALWFQGCPLRCPGCCNPEFLSFKGGATKTLREMTASIQKARDESGIEGITLLGGEPTAHAPAALALAQASRELGLSVMIFSGFTIEELREKADPDIVELIGLTDILVDGPYLREEPDTERRWIGSRNQRIHFLTPRYSYDEQWRTKNTLEIRVVGREISVNGFPAANAVGLWKGWRRKKPVPLPIAPETKSTTHETDAK; encoded by the coding sequence ATGCCGCAACCCTTTTGGAGCGACCAACACGCGATGACCGGCACCGCGGAAGACCTGACGATGCAGATCGCCCAAGTGGTACCCTGCACCGAAGCCGAAGGACCGGGCAAGCGGTTCGCGCTGTGGTTCCAGGGGTGCCCGCTGCGTTGCCCCGGGTGCTGCAACCCGGAGTTCCTGTCGTTTAAGGGTGGCGCAACGAAAACGCTCCGTGAAATGACCGCGTCGATTCAAAAAGCACGCGACGAAAGCGGCATTGAGGGAATCACGCTGCTCGGCGGCGAACCCACCGCTCACGCGCCCGCGGCTCTCGCACTCGCACAAGCCTCTCGCGAGCTCGGATTGTCCGTCATGATTTTTAGCGGATTCACCATCGAAGAATTGCGGGAAAAGGCCGATCCGGACATCGTGGAGTTGATCGGCCTGACGGACATTCTCGTGGACGGCCCGTATCTCCGCGAAGAGCCCGATACGGAGCGCCGGTGGATCGGTTCCCGCAACCAGCGCATCCACTTCTTGACGCCGCGGTACTCCTACGACGAACAGTGGCGGACGAAGAACACACTGGAGATCCGCGTCGTCGGGCGCGAGATCAGCGTGAATGGCTTTCCGGCCGCGAATGCTGTAGGCTTGTGGAAGGGTTGGAGACGCAAAAAACCGGTCCCGCTCCCGATCGCCCCTGAGACGAAAAGCACCACGCACGAGACCGACGCCAAATGA
- a CDS encoding AAA family ATPase, with protein MSITITEKDLPTSLTPGEAVEAAYSQELAEVASKLIRGLPTLIECDKELAPYLFMNVRDRLRQAKLQCIYLDGRQRDPQQGAMPMGLIGTMIGQLRDAVRGATERRVVVLPHLDLLTTSQGGLTSEAREVIPLLYENPELVWLGFKDPSFSLPKVIENLFPHWLSILGTSRNRLRHLITQKESRKFGKDFSPWQLYKYVSGVNAVRLRRLLSTLEGEDYPADPKRAYAQVRQSTLSGNMEIPSVDLDKDIGGYVKVKAKLKSEILDTLSKRDRATDPEEVSRLEELIPRGMIFWGPPGTGKTYFAKAIAASIGAAITIVSGPELKSKWVGESEENLRQIFHKARQSAPSIIVFDEIDSFATARGTYTGSGVEHSMVNQLLTEMDGFHKDELVFIVGTTNFVESLDPALLRPGRFEFHIHIPYPDDDDRRAIFEIYNKKMKLQFTEEAMEYAINRTGNRYMTPTGTAFSGDHLNALCRSVARLRMRENITGETTPKLIEKAITEFDEKVEVHEKDLPVVATHEAGHFLVSIFCEHHQQPEKVTIQSDMPWAPFFTQFKHEKNRIGMSRNEMLDQITVLYGGIEAERLLVGDVSTGASGMGAANSDLSRASMFAEYIVEVCGMSNLAAPLRSFRDHKGDRQVLSGSMAEAIDRQVNTLIVEAQARAAAILTKHKADLLKIRDELTEKKTIEGDRTKEIIEELRAKYPKDVGAPGPEVKLGTGAGTTTEASGEKKPAKKKDD; from the coding sequence ATGAGCATCACGATCACCGAAAAAGACCTGCCCACCTCGCTCACGCCGGGCGAAGCAGTCGAGGCAGCGTACAGCCAGGAACTCGCGGAGGTGGCCAGCAAGCTCATCCGCGGGCTGCCCACGCTCATCGAGTGCGACAAGGAACTCGCGCCGTACCTGTTCATGAATGTGCGTGACCGGCTGCGCCAGGCCAAGCTCCAGTGCATCTACCTCGACGGCCGGCAGCGCGACCCGCAACAGGGCGCGATGCCAATGGGCCTCATCGGGACCATGATCGGGCAACTGCGCGACGCCGTCCGCGGCGCCACCGAGCGCCGAGTCGTTGTGCTTCCGCACCTGGACCTGCTCACCACCAGCCAGGGCGGGCTCACGAGCGAAGCGCGCGAGGTGATTCCGCTCCTGTACGAGAACCCCGAACTCGTGTGGCTCGGGTTCAAAGACCCGTCGTTCTCGCTGCCGAAGGTGATCGAGAACCTGTTCCCGCACTGGCTGAGCATCCTCGGCACCTCGCGGAACCGGTTGCGCCACCTCATCACGCAGAAGGAGAGCCGCAAGTTCGGCAAGGACTTCTCGCCGTGGCAGCTCTACAAGTACGTCTCCGGCGTGAACGCGGTGCGCCTGCGCCGGCTGCTCTCCACGCTCGAGGGCGAGGACTACCCCGCCGACCCGAAGCGCGCCTACGCGCAGGTGCGGCAATCGACGCTCAGCGGGAACATGGAGATCCCGTCCGTCGATCTGGACAAGGACATCGGCGGCTACGTGAAGGTGAAGGCGAAGCTCAAGAGCGAAATCCTCGACACGCTCTCGAAGCGCGACCGCGCCACGGACCCCGAAGAGGTCTCGCGCCTCGAAGAGCTCATTCCGCGCGGCATGATCTTCTGGGGGCCACCGGGTACCGGTAAGACCTACTTCGCGAAGGCCATCGCCGCGAGCATCGGCGCCGCGATCACCATCGTGTCCGGCCCGGAACTGAAGTCGAAGTGGGTCGGCGAATCGGAAGAGAACCTGCGCCAGATCTTCCACAAGGCCCGGCAATCGGCGCCGTCGATCATCGTGTTCGACGAAATCGATTCGTTCGCCACCGCACGCGGGACGTACACCGGCAGCGGCGTCGAGCACTCGATGGTGAACCAACTGCTCACCGAAATGGACGGGTTCCACAAGGACGAACTCGTGTTCATCGTGGGCACGACCAACTTCGTGGAGTCGCTCGACCCCGCCCTGCTCCGCCCCGGCCGGTTCGAGTTCCACATCCACATCCCGTACCCGGACGACGACGACCGCCGCGCGATCTTCGAGATCTACAACAAGAAGATGAAGCTCCAGTTCACCGAAGAGGCGATGGAGTACGCGATCAACCGCACCGGCAACCGGTACATGACGCCGACCGGCACCGCGTTCAGCGGCGACCACCTGAACGCCCTGTGCCGATCGGTGGCGCGCCTGCGGATGCGCGAAAACATTACCGGCGAAACGACGCCCAAACTGATCGAAAAAGCGATCACCGAGTTCGATGAGAAGGTGGAGGTTCACGAGAAGGATCTACCCGTCGTGGCCACACACGAGGCCGGGCACTTCCTCGTGTCCATCTTCTGCGAGCACCACCAGCAGCCCGAGAAGGTGACGATCCAGAGCGACATGCCGTGGGCGCCGTTCTTCACGCAGTTCAAGCACGAGAAGAACCGGATCGGTATGAGCCGCAACGAGATGCTCGACCAGATCACGGTGCTGTACGGCGGGATCGAGGCGGAGCGGTTGCTCGTCGGCGACGTGTCCACGGGCGCCAGCGGGATGGGTGCAGCGAACTCGGACCTGTCGCGGGCGTCGATGTTCGCGGAGTACATCGTCGAGGTGTGCGGGATGTCGAACCTCGCGGCCCCGCTGCGGTCGTTCCGCGACCACAAGGGCGACCGGCAGGTGCTCTCCGGCTCAATGGCCGAAGCGATCGACCGACAGGTGAACACGCTCATCGTCGAAGCCCAAGCCCGCGCCGCGGCGATCCTCACCAAGCACAAGGCGGACCTCCTGAAGATCCGCGACGAGCTGACGGAGAAGAAGACGATCGAGGGCGACCGGACGAAGGAAATCATCGAAGAGTTGCGGGCGAAGTACCCGAAGGACGTGGGCGCGCCCGGCCCGGAAGTGAAGCTCGGCACCGGCGCCGGGACCACGACCGAAGCGAGCGGCGAGAAGAAGCCCGCGAAGAAGAAAGACGACTAA